The following are from one region of the Noviherbaspirillum sedimenti genome:
- the glp gene encoding gephyrin-like molybdotransferase Glp, with protein MSPSSLAEVVSCLSGYDPEALPVEQAQQIIRQCVAPVTGMERLALRSALGRVLAEDIVSPINVPAHDNSAMDGYALRGADLSAGQPAHLRIVGKAFAGAGFAGRVEAGACVRIMTGAPMPDGCDTVVPQECVQAATDAAVTLPAGIVKMGDNRRLQGEDLRAGSPALLAGRTLRPADLGLLASLGMAEVPVRRRLRVAFFSAGDELRSLGEPLAPGCVYDSNRYTLYGMLVRLGCEILDMGVVRDDPAALEAALRSACENADVIITSGGVSVGEADYTKEIMAQLGDVQFWKIAMRPGRPMAFGRIASNGRSAWLFGLPGNPVAVMVSFYFFARPALLSMMGASDAPLPLLRVAAQSPIRKKPDRTEYQRGILSHDSEGRPQVRITGAQGSGILRSMSEANCMVILPHDHGSVQAGDPVDVLLFEGLI; from the coding sequence ATGTCTCCTTCCTCCCTTGCCGAAGTTGTCAGCTGCCTGTCCGGCTATGATCCGGAAGCCTTGCCGGTTGAACAGGCACAGCAAATCATCCGGCAGTGCGTCGCCCCGGTCACTGGCATGGAAAGGCTGGCCTTGCGCAGCGCATTGGGCCGGGTGCTGGCCGAGGATATTGTGTCGCCGATTAATGTGCCGGCACACGACAATTCCGCCATGGATGGCTATGCGCTGCGTGGCGCCGATCTGTCCGCTGGACAGCCGGCGCACTTGCGCATCGTCGGCAAGGCGTTTGCTGGCGCCGGATTTGCCGGGCGGGTTGAGGCGGGCGCTTGCGTGCGCATCATGACCGGTGCGCCGATGCCGGATGGTTGCGACACGGTGGTGCCACAGGAATGCGTACAAGCGGCCACCGATGCTGCCGTCACGTTGCCGGCCGGGATCGTCAAGATGGGCGACAATCGTCGCCTGCAGGGCGAAGACTTGCGTGCTGGCAGTCCTGCGTTGTTGGCTGGAAGGACCTTGCGTCCGGCCGACCTGGGTTTGCTGGCATCACTCGGGATGGCCGAAGTGCCAGTGCGGCGGCGGCTGCGGGTGGCATTTTTTTCCGCCGGCGACGAATTGCGCTCGCTCGGCGAACCGCTGGCACCGGGCTGCGTGTATGACAGTAACCGCTATACCTTGTATGGCATGCTCGTGCGCCTGGGATGCGAAATCCTCGACATGGGCGTGGTCCGCGACGATCCGGCCGCACTGGAGGCGGCCTTGCGCTCGGCTTGCGAAAATGCCGATGTCATCATCACCTCCGGCGGCGTCTCGGTCGGCGAAGCCGATTACACCAAAGAAATCATGGCACAACTGGGCGACGTGCAATTCTGGAAGATCGCCATGCGCCCGGGCCGGCCGATGGCATTCGGCAGGATCGCCTCGAACGGCAGAAGCGCCTGGTTGTTCGGTTTGCCGGGCAATCCGGTCGCCGTCATGGTGAGTTTTTATTTTTTTGCGCGCCCGGCTTTGCTGAGCATGATGGGCGCCAGCGATGCGCCGCTGCCGCTGCTGCGGGTAGCAGCGCAATCGCCCATCCGCAAAAAGCCGGACCGCACGGAATACCAGCGCGGCATTCTCTCGCATGACAGCGAGGGCAGGCCACAGGTGCGCATCACCGGCGCGCAAGGATCCGGCATTTTGCGCTCAATGTCGGAAGCCAATTGCATGGTCATCCTGCCGCATGACCATGGCAGCGTACAAGCCGGTGATCCAGTCGATGTGTTGCTGTTTGAGGGCTTGATTTAG
- the infA gene encoding translation initiation factor IF-1 has protein sequence MAKEELLEMNGKVAEVLPDSRYRVDLENGHQLIAYTSGKMRQHHIRILAGDRVTLELSPYDLSKGRITFRHLETRGPGGPRPQQRRRH, from the coding sequence ATGGCTAAAGAAGAACTTCTTGAAATGAATGGCAAGGTTGCCGAAGTACTGCCCGATTCCCGTTATCGTGTTGATCTGGAAAACGGTCATCAATTGATCGCTTATACCTCCGGAAAAATGCGTCAGCATCACATCCGTATTCTGGCTGGTGACCGGGTTACCTTGGAACTGTCACCCTATGACCTGAGCAAGGGCCGTATTACTTTCCGTCATCTCGAGACCCGTGGACCCGGTGGCCCACGTCCGCAGCAGCGTCGCCGTCACTGA
- a CDS encoding DUF2721 domain-containing protein: MQLAVAPVFLLTAVGTFISVLTSRLARIVDRIRILEIKQEELALEEAAFKDVELSLLGRRLLLIYIALTCKVSCGLIVGMIIASAFIDAFLAIKLATFIAALFVLAMVAFIGGLAAMLREIFLAVQSTRASMRFRR, translated from the coding sequence ATCCAGCTCGCCGTCGCGCCGGTATTCCTGCTGACCGCCGTGGGCACCTTCATCAGCGTGCTGACCAGCCGACTGGCGCGCATCGTCGACCGCATCCGTATCCTCGAAATAAAGCAAGAGGAGCTGGCGCTGGAAGAAGCTGCGTTCAAGGATGTTGAACTGAGCTTGCTCGGCCGTCGCCTGCTACTCATATATATTGCACTCACCTGCAAGGTTTCATGCGGCCTGATTGTCGGCATGATCATCGCCAGCGCATTCATTGATGCCTTCCTGGCGATCAAACTCGCTACCTTTATCGCTGCTCTTTTCGTACTGGCAATGGTCGCTTTCATCGGTGGCCTGGCGGCCATGCTGCGTGAAATTTTCCTGGCAGTGCAAAGTACCCGGGCCAGCATGCGCTTTCGCAGATAG
- a CDS encoding DUF7402 domain-containing protein, whose protein sequence is MKLSRAFKLLGLLLGTSLCLHSGTAAAQSTPKSHNLSLPYLGWSYPGAPTTLETDLKFLADPGSTTGWFLSHQFGLEDANGGYKSGGYIGLQTNTLTLNNKGVMFSIWNATAATAAPGASCQPFGDEGVGMQCFKAYPWVVGKTYRLRVVNERGTAYSGYVIDMSTVTPTVTYIGQIQAPDGAVALGRHSVQWAEYYALTPANCADFPYIKAQWTRPKGDGGAILGEKPTMQYAEAAYCRNAAIIPSGADYVMEGGNPATGSKQHMTNSTGKYLDQDPTNGACGGASLKADTATIAACTGLTRIPLANGKVALQAENGNYLSCANGGGSTVGATARTISTFETFTETLASGKVSYKSSSGRYLTVASYGMLDLKCSAYFAGTTEKFTPFANKARASTVTVSSENPATGQLGIKAVDGWATGYPGDYSREWTTNGENVGAWIQLKWSVATAVKQVILYDRPNLNDQILGGTLLFSDGSSIQVGALPNDGSPLSVNFSAKNVSWVKFRVDQASGWIGLSEFEVF, encoded by the coding sequence ATGAAATTATCACGTGCATTCAAGTTGCTGGGGCTATTGCTGGGCACCAGCCTTTGCCTCCATAGTGGCACCGCTGCTGCCCAAAGCACCCCAAAATCCCATAATCTCTCCTTACCCTATCTGGGATGGAGTTATCCGGGCGCTCCCACAACACTGGAAACCGACCTGAAATTCCTCGCCGATCCAGGCTCAACCACCGGCTGGTTCCTGTCGCACCAGTTCGGGCTGGAAGACGCCAACGGTGGCTACAAGAGCGGTGGCTACATCGGCCTGCAAACCAATACCCTCACCCTGAACAATAAAGGCGTCATGTTCTCGATCTGGAACGCCACCGCCGCCACGGCTGCGCCGGGTGCAAGCTGCCAGCCTTTCGGCGACGAAGGTGTCGGGATGCAATGTTTCAAGGCCTACCCCTGGGTGGTTGGCAAGACCTACCGTCTGCGCGTGGTCAACGAGCGCGGCACCGCCTACAGCGGCTACGTGATCGACATGAGCACCGTCACGCCTACCGTCACGTATATCGGCCAGATCCAGGCACCGGATGGCGCGGTCGCACTTGGTCGCCACAGCGTCCAGTGGGCCGAATATTACGCCCTGACACCGGCCAATTGCGCCGATTTTCCTTACATCAAGGCCCAGTGGACACGCCCGAAAGGCGATGGCGGCGCCATCCTTGGCGAAAAGCCGACCATGCAGTATGCCGAGGCTGCCTATTGCAGGAATGCCGCGATCATTCCCAGCGGCGCCGATTACGTGATGGAAGGCGGCAATCCCGCCACCGGCAGCAAGCAACACATGACGAATTCGACTGGCAAGTATCTTGACCAGGACCCGACCAATGGTGCCTGCGGCGGCGCCAGCCTGAAGGCGGATACCGCGACGATCGCGGCCTGCACAGGCCTCACCCGCATTCCTTTGGCCAACGGCAAAGTCGCCCTGCAGGCGGAAAACGGCAATTACCTGAGCTGCGCCAACGGTGGCGGCAGCACTGTCGGTGCCACTGCCAGGACAATCTCGACTTTTGAAACCTTCACCGAGACCCTCGCGTCTGGCAAGGTCTCCTACAAGAGCAGCAGCGGCCGCTACCTTACAGTTGCCAGCTATGGCATGCTCGACCTGAAATGCAGCGCCTATTTCGCTGGCACCACGGAGAAATTCACGCCATTCGCCAACAAGGCGCGGGCGTCGACCGTGACCGTTTCCAGTGAGAATCCCGCCACCGGCCAGCTCGGCATCAAGGCCGTCGATGGCTGGGCGACCGGCTATCCGGGCGACTATTCCCGCGAATGGACCACCAATGGCGAAAATGTCGGCGCCTGGATCCAGCTCAAGTGGAGTGTCGCGACGGCGGTCAAGCAAGTGATTTTGTATGACCGTCCCAACCTGAACGACCAGATCCTCGGCGGCACCCTGCTATTTAGCGACGGCTCCAGCATCCAGGTCGGCGCCCTGCCCAACGATGGCAGCCCGCTCAGCGTGAATTTCAGTGCCAAAAATGTCAGCTGGGTCAAATTTCGTGTCGACCAGGCAAGCGGCTGGATCGGCCTGTCGGAGTTCGAAGTTTTCTAA
- a CDS encoding acyltransferase family protein translates to MTQVNNVNVVVETPAAQDRLFFLDGLRGWAALMVVLSHLLVFFVSHTSLTYQGWYWAFPTDGNLAVFIFFVLSGFALSIGYIQTSRMSLLTALCARRYLRLAIPILCASLFAYLLLAARLFYNIDAGKAIGNNWLTNFYGFAPDLYESLKFGLYDVFMSGDAARSYNPILWTMPIELFGSFIVFAICALFLYLKKRLFFIAAILLYFVLSKNNYYLSFVAGMCIALCYHHREKAVFRKIHFALPLLLIGAVYYSSISLRGRGLAVPQIVRADFLSILAASAMVFAAAFYRPFRRFLENPVSRYLGSISFPIYLTHFIVICTFSSGFLLYLRGTAQGYTETNVQMNVAASLLVCFVIAHLFRHVETLAIFVARRFSEYMQK, encoded by the coding sequence ATGACGCAAGTAAATAATGTAAATGTCGTCGTCGAAACACCTGCGGCGCAGGATCGACTGTTTTTTCTGGATGGATTGCGTGGATGGGCGGCACTGATGGTGGTGTTAAGTCACTTGCTGGTGTTTTTCGTGTCGCACACCTCATTGACTTACCAGGGCTGGTACTGGGCTTTTCCCACCGATGGCAACCTGGCGGTGTTCATCTTTTTCGTTCTTTCCGGTTTTGCCCTGTCGATAGGTTATATCCAGACCAGTCGCATGAGCCTCCTCACCGCACTGTGCGCGCGGCGCTACCTGCGGCTGGCCATTCCCATCCTGTGCGCGTCGCTGTTTGCCTACCTGTTGCTCGCGGCCAGGCTGTTTTACAACATCGATGCCGGCAAAGCGATCGGCAACAACTGGTTGACCAATTTTTACGGTTTTGCGCCGGATTTGTATGAAAGCCTCAAGTTCGGCTTGTATGACGTGTTCATGTCGGGTGATGCGGCGCGCTCGTACAACCCGATTCTGTGGACCATGCCCATCGAACTGTTTGGCTCATTCATCGTGTTTGCGATTTGCGCGCTCTTCCTGTATTTGAAAAAGCGCCTGTTTTTCATTGCGGCAATTCTGCTCTATTTTGTCCTGAGCAAAAATAACTATTACCTTTCGTTTGTCGCCGGCATGTGCATCGCGCTGTGTTACCACCATCGCGAAAAAGCGGTATTCAGGAAAATCCATTTTGCCTTGCCGCTGCTGCTGATCGGGGCGGTGTATTACTCGAGCATCAGCCTGCGCGGGCGCGGACTGGCGGTGCCGCAAATAGTGCGCGCCGATTTCCTCTCGATCCTTGCCGCCAGCGCCATGGTATTCGCCGCAGCATTTTATCGGCCCTTCCGCCGTTTTCTTGAAAACCCGGTGTCGCGCTACCTCGGCAGCATTTCATTCCCGATCTATCTCACGCACTTCATCGTGATTTGCACTTTTTCCAGTGGTTTTCTCTTGTATCTGAGAGGCACGGCGCAAGGCTATACGGAAACCAATGTGCAGATGAACGTGGCGGCGAGCCTGCTGGTCTGTTTTGTCATCGCGCATCTTTTTCGCCACGTCGAAACGCTCGCCATCTTTGTCGCCAGACGATTTTCCGAATACATGCAAAAGTAG
- a CDS encoding peptidylprolyl isomerase: protein MTAIVRIDDEVVGVEDFIKILKLTNQFQGLIEQLVRDKLTVRAAKRQGISVSAEEIQERADQFRRIQGLHRAAETNHYFDALGISLDDFEAFITDSLYQEKMMEQVCSERAVEGYFKLHSPKFDSIEVSHIVLDTEGKAKEMISFLREDPDSFAEMAREHSIADTREHGGLIGKVLRGSLKTDVEAKVFNAAVGDLLGPFPSPDGEFHEIFAVNAKYPATLDEDTSTEVRRLLREEWLQARAQEHIIETH, encoded by the coding sequence ATGACGGCGATAGTGCGGATCGACGATGAAGTCGTGGGCGTCGAGGATTTCATCAAGATATTGAAACTGACCAACCAGTTCCAGGGCCTGATCGAGCAACTGGTGCGCGACAAGCTGACCGTACGCGCGGCGAAAAGGCAGGGCATCAGCGTTTCGGCCGAGGAGATCCAGGAGCGCGCCGACCAGTTCCGTCGCATCCAGGGCTTGCACCGCGCCGCCGAGACCAACCATTATTTCGACGCGCTGGGCATCAGCCTGGATGATTTCGAGGCATTCATCACCGACAGCCTGTACCAGGAAAAGATGATGGAGCAAGTCTGCAGCGAACGCGCAGTGGAAGGGTACTTCAAGCTGCACTCGCCGAAGTTCGACAGCATCGAGGTCAGCCACATCGTCCTGGATACCGAAGGCAAGGCGAAGGAAATGATCTCTTTCCTGCGGGAAGATCCGGACAGTTTCGCCGAGATGGCGCGCGAGCATTCGATCGCCGACACGCGCGAGCATGGCGGTCTGATCGGCAAGGTCTTGCGCGGTTCGCTCAAGACCGATGTCGAGGCCAAGGTGTTCAATGCAGCGGTGGGCGACCTGCTCGGTCCGTTTCCTTCGCCCGACGGCGAATTTCATGAAATCTTCGCGGTGAATGCCAAATACCCGGCCACGCTGGACGAGGATACCTCGACAGAGGTGCGCCGCCTGCTGCGCGAGGAATGGCTGCAGGCGCGCGCGCAGGAGCACATCATCGAGACGCATTGA
- a CDS encoding peptidase domain-containing ABC transporter: MAAGARAGAHHRDALIVDASPPPPAGAQSLADFLGTVELLAPFSRTALERLAAQAQSRLFAFGDSVCNAGDPADGLYVVKAGSVRVFTEERGKETSLGVRKAGEVFAELAMLREHRHEYSVRASGKTELLLIPRDAIAPLLAQNPPALDFIASYVAISSAGGVVARLFDLKGKVSKGELEEFVRSVGVKRVTAGKDILKQDAREDRRLYVVRHGQVKIVRSEGGDDYLLANLGPGDIFGEKACLMRQEQMATVSAVSDATLLVIPEKTVHLILERNPKLREVLEERMRHIERELERQKKLAERRKRPVVLDLQSKPEFGERLIRRFAWVEQAEEMDCGAACLAMVCRHYGIPMTLGKLRELANVTTAGATLDSLARAAESLGFTARGVQCTFEALHGFELPFIVHWEGYHYVVVYGVSKDQVWLADPALGFRKLNVADFEKGWSGTCLLFTPGQDMAQLAAARSPWVRFVAYLQPYRKILGHLFLATFVIQVLGLVPPVIIQNILDGVIVHQNVSLLHLLILGLVISNLFTLLMSTVRAFLANFMVRNMDFAMMSHFFKHAMSLPFSFFAKRKTGDIFARFQENQTIRAFLTESTVTTVLNLLMVFIYFTIMFFYNVRMTLLLIAFVVPIIALTVLATPRLKNYAREVFNVSTDAKSFLMEALGGVETIKGMGIERPVRLKWERKYAKALDVQYRAQTFHILISLAGQLLNSATTIAILWMGASLVLARELTIGQLIAFNALMGSVLAPLMGLVGLWSQLNDAGVAMERLGDVLDMEPEQRPEDLPSRVLLPDLQGDIRLEGIYFRYGGDETAYVLENINLDIKPGELVAIVGRSGSGKTTLAKLLVGFYPPTEGKMMVDGYEMSLIDKGYYRAQVGYVMQSNLLFSGTVAENIASGEDSPDRRRIEEVAKMADAHAFISKLPLRYEQVVGERGVGLSGGQIQRLCIARALYHDPKLLIFDEATSALDTQSESNIIGNMSEILKGRTAVIIAHRLSTIMRADKIVVLYEGAIVEQGRHEELVERKGMYYQLVQKQLSTG; the protein is encoded by the coding sequence ATGGCTGCAGGCGCGCGCGCAGGAGCACATCATCGAGACGCATTGATAGTGGACGCTTCGCCACCCCCGCCCGCCGGCGCGCAAAGCCTGGCCGATTTCCTCGGTACGGTCGAGCTGCTGGCACCTTTTTCGCGCACTGCGCTGGAACGCCTGGCCGCGCAGGCGCAGTCGCGTCTGTTTGCCTTCGGCGACAGCGTCTGCAATGCCGGCGACCCGGCCGATGGCTTGTATGTGGTCAAGGCGGGCTCGGTGCGGGTGTTTACCGAAGAGCGCGGCAAGGAAACCAGCCTGGGCGTGCGCAAGGCGGGCGAGGTGTTCGCCGAGCTGGCGATGTTGCGCGAGCACCGGCATGAATATTCGGTGCGCGCCTCCGGCAAGACCGAGCTGCTGTTGATCCCGCGCGACGCTATCGCGCCGCTGCTGGCGCAAAATCCGCCGGCGCTGGATTTCATCGCCAGTTATGTGGCGATCAGTTCGGCCGGCGGCGTGGTGGCGCGCCTGTTCGACCTCAAGGGCAAGGTCAGCAAGGGCGAGCTGGAGGAGTTCGTGCGCAGTGTCGGCGTCAAGCGGGTCACCGCCGGCAAGGACATTCTCAAACAGGATGCACGCGAGGACCGCCGCCTGTACGTGGTGCGCCACGGCCAGGTAAAGATCGTGCGCAGCGAGGGCGGCGACGATTATCTGCTGGCGAACCTGGGACCGGGCGATATCTTTGGCGAAAAGGCTTGCCTGATGCGGCAGGAGCAGATGGCTACCGTCAGCGCCGTCAGCGATGCCACGCTACTGGTGATCCCGGAAAAGACCGTGCACCTGATCCTCGAGCGCAATCCCAAGCTGCGCGAGGTGCTGGAAGAGCGCATGCGCCACATCGAGCGCGAGCTGGAGCGGCAAAAGAAGCTGGCCGAACGGCGCAAGCGCCCGGTGGTGCTCGACCTCCAATCGAAACCCGAATTCGGCGAACGCTTGATCCGCCGTTTCGCCTGGGTCGAGCAGGCCGAGGAAATGGATTGCGGTGCCGCCTGCCTGGCGATGGTCTGCCGCCATTACGGCATCCCCATGACCCTGGGCAAGCTGCGCGAGCTGGCCAATGTCACCACGGCTGGCGCTACCCTGGACAGCCTGGCGCGTGCCGCTGAATCGCTTGGTTTCACCGCCCGCGGCGTGCAGTGCACGTTCGAGGCATTGCATGGCTTCGAGCTGCCTTTCATTGTGCATTGGGAGGGCTACCACTACGTGGTGGTGTACGGCGTTTCCAAAGACCAGGTGTGGCTGGCCGACCCGGCGCTGGGCTTTCGCAAGCTGAACGTGGCCGATTTCGAAAAAGGCTGGAGCGGCACCTGCCTGCTGTTTACCCCGGGCCAGGACATGGCGCAACTGGCGGCGGCGCGCTCGCCCTGGGTGCGCTTCGTCGCCTACCTGCAGCCTTACCGCAAGATCCTCGGGCACCTGTTCCTGGCGACCTTCGTGATCCAGGTGCTCGGCCTGGTGCCGCCGGTGATCATCCAGAACATCCTGGACGGCGTGATCGTGCACCAGAACGTCAGCCTCTTGCACCTGCTGATCCTGGGCCTGGTGATCTCCAATCTGTTTACCCTGCTGATGTCGACGGTCCGCGCCTTCCTCGCCAATTTCATGGTGCGCAACATGGATTTCGCCATGATGTCGCACTTCTTCAAGCATGCGATGTCCCTGCCGTTTTCTTTCTTCGCCAAGCGCAAGACCGGCGACATCTTCGCCCGCTTCCAGGAAAACCAGACCATCCGCGCCTTCCTTACCGAATCGACGGTGACCACGGTGCTGAACCTGTTGATGGTGTTCATCTATTTCACCATCATGTTTTTCTACAATGTGAGGATGACGCTGTTGCTGATCGCTTTCGTCGTGCCGATCATCGCGCTGACCGTGCTCGCCACGCCCAGGCTGAAGAATTACGCCCGTGAAGTGTTCAACGTCTCCACCGATGCCAAGTCGTTTTTGATGGAGGCGCTGGGCGGCGTCGAAACCATCAAGGGCATGGGCATCGAGCGCCCGGTGCGGCTGAAGTGGGAACGCAAGTATGCCAAGGCGCTCGACGTGCAGTACCGCGCGCAAACCTTCCATATCCTGATCTCGCTGGCCGGCCAGTTGCTCAACTCCGCCACTACCATCGCCATCCTGTGGATGGGCGCCAGCCTGGTGCTGGCGCGCGAGCTGACCATCGGCCAGTTGATCGCCTTCAATGCCTTGATGGGCAGCGTGCTGGCGCCGTTGATGGGACTGGTCGGCTTGTGGAGTCAGTTGAACGATGCCGGCGTGGCCATGGAGCGGCTGGGCGACGTGCTCGACATGGAACCCGAGCAAAGGCCGGAAGACTTGCCCTCGCGCGTGCTGCTGCCCGACCTGCAGGGCGATATCCGGCTGGAAGGGATTTATTTTCGCTACGGCGGCGACGAGACTGCCTACGTCCTGGAAAACATCAACCTGGATATCAAGCCGGGTGAACTGGTGGCGATTGTCGGGCGCAGCGGTTCCGGCAAGACGACCCTGGCCAAGCTGCTGGTGGGCTTTTACCCGCCTACCGAAGGCAAGATGATGGTGGATGGTTATGAAATGAGCCTGATCGACAAGGGCTATTATCGCGCCCAGGTCGGCTATGTCATGCAGAGCAACCTGCTGTTTTCCGGCACGGTCGCCGAAAACATCGCCAGCGGCGAAGACAGTCCGGACCGCCGGCGCATCGAGGAAGTTGCCAAGATGGCCGATGCGCATGCCTTCATCAGCAAGCTGCCATTGCGCTACGAACAGGTGGTGGGCGAGCGTGGAGTCGGCTTGTCGGGCGGGCAGATCCAGCGCCTGTGCATCGCCCGCGCGCTCTACCACGATCCGAAGCTGCTGATCTTTGATGAAGCGACCTCGGCGCTGGACACTCAGTCCGAAAGTAATATCATCGGCAACATGAGTGAAATCCTCAAGGGACGCACCGCCGTCATCATTGCGCACCGCCTCTCTACCATCATGCGCGCCGACAAGATCGTCGTCCTGTATGAAGGCGCCATCGTCGAGCAGGGACGGCACGAAGAACTGGTGGAAAGGAAGGGCATGTATTACCAGTTGGTGCAGAAACAATTGAGCACCGGTTAA
- a CDS encoding sigma-54 interaction domain-containing protein, with product MKILDQDVQGGSALSYAGLLEKIEILRSRLRWASRLERPEIEKLLRQANALRDEVMQLSHKERFVQAASGEGVRVVQSPGERRRALLARSFVFEGTFGDNPRLLDALEVAEKAAPTDLPVLIDGESGTGKELMAKVIHANGSRADKPYISVNCGAIPENLLESELFGHRKGAFTGAVNDRKGKFESAHRGTIFLDEIGELPLAGQVKLLRVLQSHEIQRVGADEAISVDTRIVAATNRNLRKQCEEGSFREDLFYRLSVIHVSLPPLRERKDEIPLLFAYFCDEAAEALKRRPVKMTPRLRDFLVNYPYPGNIRELRNLIYRISCLGGDTAGVEHLPVDIRPQQQSATDALAAGTAASSLAGSGAASLSDAKRAASDEAERAFLERGLREVGGTVTELARRCDMNRSHLQMLLKKHGIHSKDFRHHEVPPQEEKRV from the coding sequence ATGAAAATACTCGATCAGGACGTGCAGGGCGGATCGGCCCTGTCCTATGCCGGCTTGCTGGAAAAGATCGAGATCCTGCGCTCGCGCCTGCGCTGGGCCTCGCGCCTGGAGCGGCCGGAAATCGAAAAGCTGCTGCGGCAGGCCAATGCCCTGCGCGACGAAGTCATGCAACTGTCGCACAAGGAGCGCTTCGTGCAGGCGGCCAGCGGCGAGGGCGTGCGCGTGGTGCAGTCGCCGGGCGAGCGCCGGCGCGCGCTGCTGGCGCGCAGCTTCGTCTTCGAGGGCACCTTTGGCGACAACCCGCGCTTGCTGGATGCGCTGGAAGTGGCGGAAAAGGCCGCGCCCACCGATTTGCCGGTGTTGATCGATGGTGAGAGCGGCACCGGCAAGGAGTTGATGGCGAAGGTCATCCACGCCAATGGCTCGCGCGCCGACAAGCCCTACATCTCGGTCAACTGCGGCGCGATTCCGGAAAACCTGCTGGAGTCGGAACTGTTCGGCCACAGGAAAGGCGCCTTTACCGGCGCCGTCAACGACCGCAAGGGCAAGTTCGAAAGCGCCCACCGCGGCACCATCTTCCTCGACGAAATCGGCGAATTGCCCTTGGCCGGGCAGGTGAAGCTGTTGCGCGTGCTGCAGTCGCATGAAATCCAGCGCGTCGGCGCCGACGAGGCAATCTCGGTGGATACCCGCATCGTCGCCGCCACCAACCGGAACCTGCGCAAGCAGTGCGAAGAGGGCAGTTTTCGGGAAGACCTGTTTTACCGCCTGAGCGTGATCCACGTCAGCCTGCCGCCGCTGCGCGAGCGCAAGGATGAAATTCCCTTATTGTTCGCCTATTTCTGCGACGAGGCGGCCGAGGCCCTGAAGCGGCGCCCGGTGAAGATGACGCCGCGCCTGCGCGATTTTCTGGTGAATTACCCGTATCCAGGCAATATCCGCGAATTGCGCAATCTGATTTACCGGATTTCCTGCCTGGGCGGGGATACTGCCGGTGTCGAGCACTTGCCGGTGGATATACGTCCGCAGCAGCAATCAGCGACCGATGCGCTTGCCGCCGGCACAGCGGCCAGCAGCCTCGCCGGCAGTGGTGCGGCGTCGCTCAGCGATGCCAAGCGCGCCGCCAGCGACGAGGCTGAGCGCGCTTTCCTTGAGCGCGGCTTGCGCGAAGTCGGCGGCACCGTAACCGAGCTGGCGCGGCGCTGCGACATGAACCGTTCGCATTTGCAGATGCTGCTGAAGAAGCACGGCATCCATTCCAAGGATTTCCGTCATCACGAAGTGCCGCCGCAGGAGGAGAAAAGAGTCTGA
- a CDS encoding LysR family transcriptional regulator: MQEIDIKMMQVFVEIYKFRSVSQAAVSLGLSQPTISFGLAKLREHYQDPLFVRTSVGMGPTAFSTQLYESAVDLLASFEAVSKQRNSFDPALTKQAFQIAMTDLSQIVLLPDLLNRLRSAAPGVTIRIVPIDEHTAAQLETGDTDLAVGFMPQLDAGFYQQKLITQHYVGLAALDHPRLPVQPSVEDYLAEGHVLVTTLGTGHGLVERMLRSHGERRIVLEVPSYLGLTSIIRRTDLLATVPQRLAELIVADASIRQFPLPFDVSFYQIKQHWHERSHRDAAHRWLRSLLTELFLEHSGSE; encoded by the coding sequence ATGCAAGAAATCGATATTAAAATGATGCAGGTTTTTGTGGAGATCTACAAATTTCGTAGCGTCTCCCAGGCGGCGGTAAGCCTTGGCCTATCGCAGCCTACCATTTCTTTTGGTCTGGCGAAGCTGCGCGAGCACTATCAGGACCCCTTGTTCGTCCGCACTTCGGTCGGCATGGGGCCAACCGCTTTTTCCACCCAACTGTACGAAAGCGCGGTCGACCTGCTTGCATCTTTCGAAGCGGTCTCGAAACAGCGCAATTCCTTCGACCCCGCGTTGACGAAACAGGCTTTTCAGATCGCCATGACCGATCTCAGCCAGATTGTGCTGCTTCCCGATTTGTTGAACAGGCTGCGCAGCGCCGCACCCGGAGTCACGATTCGTATCGTCCCCATTGATGAACATACTGCTGCTCAGCTGGAGACCGGCGATACGGATCTGGCGGTCGGCTTCATGCCTCAGCTTGATGCCGGGTTTTATCAGCAAAAGTTGATTACCCAACATTACGTGGGGCTTGCCGCGCTCGATCATCCGCGCTTGCCCGTGCAGCCCTCTGTTGAAGATTACCTGGCTGAAGGCCACGTGCTCGTGACGACCTTGGGCACCGGCCACGGATTGGTCGAACGAATGTTGCGCTCTCATGGAGAGCGACGCATCGTACTTGAGGTGCCCAGCTATCTTGGCCTTACCAGCATTATCCGACGCACGGATCTGCTGGCGACCGTGCCCCAGCGTCTCGCCGAGCTGATCGTCGCCGATGCCTCGATTCGCCAGTTCCCGCTTCCTTTCGATGTCTCCTTTTACCAGATCAAGCAGCACTGGCACGAACGCAGTCATCGTGATGCCGCCCACCGCTGGCTGCGTTCTCTGCTGACTGAACTTTTCCTCGAGCATTCAGGCAGCGAATAA